From a region of the Azospirillum formosense genome:
- a CDS encoding hemerythrin family protein, whose amino-acid sequence MDMPTENFQDLVWSDDLALGVEEIDEQHKNWIELVQAFHAAVAEGRSREEVYRTLADAVVYTEIHFASEQKVMEEAGYPFLADHLVQHSLAWEQLHAFTTGNVPEENIAEYLATFLPQWLMLHINSADRQFARWLKERDAIPAEVADVQLSGRVFPNIPV is encoded by the coding sequence ATGGACATGCCCACCGAGAATTTTCAGGATCTCGTCTGGAGCGACGATCTTGCGTTGGGCGTCGAGGAGATCGACGAGCAGCACAAAAATTGGATCGAACTGGTCCAGGCGTTCCATGCCGCCGTCGCCGAAGGCCGTTCCCGCGAGGAAGTCTATCGGACTTTGGCCGACGCGGTGGTCTATACGGAGATTCACTTCGCCAGCGAGCAAAAGGTGATGGAGGAGGCCGGCTATCCCTTCCTGGCCGACCATCTGGTCCAGCATTCCCTGGCGTGGGAGCAGCTGCACGCCTTCACCACCGGCAACGTGCCGGAGGAGAACATCGCCGAGTATCTGGCGACTTTCCTGCCGCAATGGTTGATGCTGCACATCAACTCCGCCGACCGCCAGTTCGCCCGCTGGCTGAAGGAGCGCGACGCCATCCCGGCGGAGGTGGCCGACGTCCAGCTGTCCGGCCGCGTCTTCCCCAACATCCCGGTCTGA
- a CDS encoding septum formation initiator: MRRAMNRRLRLLPLLAALALPPLHAATAQDAGPQNAPAQSEQSRSAPKPAERSGGGFDAQRSETKHQLPLPSGPLAYTAVAEFLPLREGPRDEAAARVFTVSYTLDGGAPSGESRGRRPVAFVFNGGPGASSAYLHLGALGPKVVGFNDDGSLARPPAPLLDNPDSWLAFTDLVFIDPVGTGYSRGIPRDGGAREGGARREEDPGKRFWSIDADSRAMAEIVRLWLTRNGRWESPKFLVGESYGGFRIAKMANRLIGDTGIAVNGLIMVSPVVDFATIRGGGGLLVPALRLPSYAASAAANGLASGSPEQAAEAAERYALGGFLTGLAGLDYRRPGAAQGFFAEVARTIGLPEELVTRFRGEIPTDVFARELLRGKGRVVSVYDGTFTAADPDPSAARLPFDPFLRGTVPTYTTAFAAYAHEWLGVRTEVPFDLLSEQVNRDWEWPRSGQPSAVDDLQSALTLQPALRVLIAHGRTDLITPYMASRWVASRLELPDGQADRVAVTVYEGGHMMYTRAPERAKLAADARALIEAALR; the protein is encoded by the coding sequence ATGCGCCGTGCCATGAACCGCCGCCTCCGCCTATTGCCGCTGCTCGCCGCGCTGGCGCTGCCGCCGCTCCACGCCGCGACCGCCCAGGACGCAGGGCCCCAAAACGCCCCGGCCCAGAGTGAGCAGAGCCGGAGCGCGCCGAAGCCGGCGGAGCGGAGCGGCGGCGGGTTCGACGCCCAGCGCAGCGAGACCAAGCACCAGCTGCCCTTGCCGTCCGGTCCGCTCGCCTATACGGCGGTGGCGGAGTTCCTGCCCTTGCGCGAGGGTCCGCGCGACGAGGCGGCGGCCCGCGTCTTCACCGTCTCCTACACCTTGGACGGGGGCGCGCCGAGCGGCGAGTCCCGCGGCCGGCGGCCGGTCGCCTTCGTGTTCAACGGCGGTCCGGGGGCCTCCTCGGCCTATCTGCATCTGGGCGCCCTGGGGCCGAAGGTGGTCGGCTTCAACGACGACGGGTCGCTGGCCCGCCCGCCGGCCCCGCTGCTCGACAACCCGGACAGCTGGCTGGCCTTCACCGATCTGGTCTTCATCGATCCGGTCGGCACCGGCTACAGCCGGGGCATCCCGCGCGATGGCGGGGCGAGGGAGGGCGGGGCGCGGCGCGAGGAGGATCCCGGCAAGCGCTTCTGGTCGATCGACGCCGACAGCCGGGCCATGGCCGAGATCGTCCGGCTCTGGCTGACCCGCAACGGCCGCTGGGAGTCGCCGAAGTTCCTGGTGGGGGAGAGCTATGGCGGCTTTCGCATCGCCAAGATGGCCAACCGCCTGATCGGCGACACCGGCATCGCGGTCAACGGGCTGATCATGGTGTCGCCGGTGGTCGATTTCGCCACCATCCGCGGCGGCGGCGGGCTTCTGGTGCCGGCGCTGCGGCTGCCCTCCTACGCCGCCTCGGCCGCCGCCAACGGTCTGGCGTCCGGCTCCCCGGAGCAGGCGGCGGAGGCGGCGGAGCGCTACGCCCTGGGCGGCTTCCTCACCGGGCTGGCCGGGCTGGACTACCGCCGGCCCGGCGCGGCGCAAGGCTTCTTCGCCGAGGTGGCGCGGACCATCGGCCTGCCGGAGGAGCTGGTCACCCGCTTCCGCGGCGAGATCCCCACCGACGTCTTCGCCCGCGAGCTGCTGCGCGGGAAGGGGCGGGTGGTCAGCGTCTATGATGGCACCTTCACCGCCGCGGACCCCGACCCGTCGGCGGCGCGCCTTCCCTTCGACCCCTTCCTGAGGGGCACGGTGCCGACCTACACCACCGCCTTCGCGGCCTACGCCCACGAATGGCTGGGCGTGCGGACGGAGGTGCCGTTCGACCTGCTCAGCGAACAGGTGAACCGGGACTGGGAATGGCCGCGCTCCGGCCAGCCCAGCGCGGTGGACGACCTCCAGTCCGCCCTGACCCTGCAGCCGGCGCTGCGGGTGCTGATCGCCCATGGGCGCACCGATCTCATTACCCCCTACATGGCGTCGCGCTGGGTGGCGTCCCGCCTGGAGCTGCCGGACGGGCAGGCCGACCGGGTGGCCGTGACGGTCTATGAGGGCGGCCACATGATGTACACCCGCGCGCCCGAGCGCGCGAAGCTGGCCGCCGACGCGCGGGCCCTGATCGAGGCCGCTCTCCGGTAG
- a CDS encoding flagellin — MAINDVTLTASMRTNLLQLQSVNDKIGVKQNILSTGNKINSALDGPTSFFAAKSLTQRAGDLSSLKDAMGQSISTIKAADKGVTAIESMIEQARGLTTAAYSALGTDAGSVATRKTLASQFNALKEQIDKLAGDSGYAGKNLLAGNGLRLDSTSDSRRAVNTIQGIENARVTNVVSTDTYTVRVKGDGSIEGAAGEINSAEMAHGLVGLKLSGTMATSLGSFSDVQIEVRGAKGRERSFIITDGNESRTITYFDNSQTMAANTTTAAKSGTAQITQVSMGGTIEAGDSFTITVEDQTFTYIATAGDVSIGQTARVNIANQLKASINNALGANGRLSGKDVQTVTTNATGTITLSGATTTNAAREMTVKATAENALTKRISESFASGTIVSFTVDRNLLEQAANNGNGISTIEKKVDIQIQVSNLNGATVTRDGMSKRGEGKLSEGENAFAFDTGTVRFNVDQKTIKQAAAANSAANLVSVQVTDANTSNDLTVQLNERNTNAITVQAQNLTTSGQGLRLDYAQNDWTDRADIDKAVASIDYAKQTLRSASQTLSTNLNIITTRETFTKEFSDVLVEGANKLTLADQNEEGASLLMLQTRQQLGTIALSLANQSQQSILRLF, encoded by the coding sequence ATGGCCATCAACGACGTCACTCTCACCGCATCAATGCGCACGAATCTGCTGCAACTGCAGAGCGTGAACGACAAGATCGGTGTCAAGCAGAACATCCTCTCGACCGGCAACAAGATCAACTCGGCGCTCGACGGCCCGACTTCGTTCTTCGCAGCGAAGAGCCTGACCCAGCGCGCCGGCGACCTGTCGTCGTTGAAGGACGCCATGGGTCAGTCGATCAGCACCATCAAGGCCGCCGACAAGGGCGTGACCGCGATCGAAAGCATGATCGAGCAGGCGCGCGGCCTGACCACCGCCGCCTATTCCGCGCTCGGCACCGACGCCGGCTCCGTCGCCACCCGCAAGACGCTGGCCTCGCAGTTCAACGCGCTGAAGGAGCAGATCGACAAGCTGGCCGGCGACAGCGGCTACGCCGGCAAGAACCTGCTGGCCGGCAACGGGCTGCGGCTGGACTCCACCAGCGACTCGCGCCGCGCCGTCAACACCATCCAGGGCATCGAGAACGCCCGCGTCACCAACGTGGTGTCGACCGACACCTACACGGTGCGCGTCAAGGGCGACGGCTCCATCGAGGGCGCGGCCGGCGAGATCAACAGCGCCGAGATGGCCCACGGCCTGGTCGGCCTGAAGCTGTCCGGCACGATGGCCACCTCGCTCGGCAGCTTCTCCGACGTGCAGATCGAGGTCCGCGGCGCGAAGGGCCGTGAGCGGTCGTTCATCATCACGGACGGCAACGAGTCGCGCACGATCACCTACTTCGACAACAGCCAGACCATGGCCGCCAACACGACGACGGCGGCCAAGTCGGGCACCGCGCAGATCACCCAGGTGTCGATGGGCGGCACCATCGAGGCCGGCGACAGCTTCACGATCACCGTCGAAGACCAGACCTTCACCTACATCGCCACCGCCGGCGACGTCTCGATCGGCCAGACCGCCCGCGTCAACATCGCCAACCAGCTGAAGGCGTCGATCAACAACGCGCTGGGCGCCAACGGCCGCCTCAGCGGCAAGGACGTCCAGACCGTCACGACCAACGCGACCGGCACGATCACGCTGTCGGGTGCGACGACGACCAACGCCGCCCGCGAGATGACCGTCAAGGCGACGGCCGAGAACGCCCTCACCAAGCGCATCTCCGAGAGCTTCGCGTCGGGCACCATCGTGTCCTTCACGGTGGACCGCAACCTGCTGGAGCAGGCCGCCAACAACGGCAACGGCATCTCGACCATCGAGAAGAAGGTCGACATCCAGATCCAGGTCAGCAACCTGAACGGCGCCACGGTGACCCGCGACGGCATGTCCAAGCGCGGCGAGGGCAAGCTGTCGGAGGGCGAGAACGCCTTCGCGTTCGACACCGGCACGGTGCGCTTCAACGTCGACCAGAAGACCATCAAGCAGGCGGCGGCGGCCAACTCCGCGGCCAACCTGGTCTCGGTGCAGGTGACCGACGCCAACACGTCGAACGATCTGACGGTGCAGCTCAACGAGCGCAACACCAACGCGATCACGGTGCAGGCCCAGAACCTGACCACCAGCGGCCAGGGCCTGCGTCTGGACTACGCGCAGAACGACTGGACCGACCGCGCGGACATCGACAAGGCGGTCGCCAGCATCGACTACGCGAAGCAGACCCTGCGGTCGGCCTCGCAGACGCTGTCGACCAACCTGAACATCATCACGACCCGCGAGACCTTCACCAAGGAGTTCAGCGACGTGCTGGTCGAAGGGGCCAACAAGCTGACGCTGGCCGACCAGAACGAGGAAGGCGCGAGCCTGCTGATGCTGCAGACCCGTCAGCAGCTCGGCACCATCGCCCTCTCGCTGGCCAACCAGTCGCAGCAGTCGATCCTGCGTCTGTTCTAA
- a CDS encoding RidA family protein, translating into MAGRIEARLKELGIELPQAAAPVAAYVPYTQSGNTLYVSGQVTVWNGERRFIGKLGQDFTVEQGQQAARLCALNIIAQAKAACGGDLDRVARVLRLGGFVNGTPDFHDQPLVINGASELMMQVFGDAGKHARAAVGAPSLPGNVAVEVDAILELA; encoded by the coding sequence ATGGCCGGACGCATCGAGGCGCGGCTGAAGGAACTGGGGATCGAACTGCCGCAGGCGGCGGCCCCGGTGGCGGCCTACGTGCCCTACACGCAGTCGGGCAACACGCTCTACGTGTCGGGTCAGGTCACCGTGTGGAACGGCGAGCGCCGCTTCATCGGCAAGCTCGGCCAGGACTTCACGGTGGAGCAGGGCCAGCAGGCGGCGCGGCTGTGCGCGCTGAACATCATCGCCCAGGCGAAGGCGGCCTGCGGCGGTGACCTTGACCGGGTGGCGCGCGTGCTGCGGCTGGGCGGCTTCGTCAACGGCACCCCGGATTTCCATGACCAGCCGCTGGTCATCAACGGCGCGTCGGAGCTGATGATGCAGGTGTTCGGCGATGCCGGGAAGCACGCCCGCGCCGCGGTCGGCGCCCCGTCGCTGCCCGGCAACGTGGCCGTCGAGGTGGACGCCATCCTCGAACTGGCCTGA